In Rhodobacter sp. 24-YEA-8, the following are encoded in one genomic region:
- a CDS encoding HNH endonuclease, translating to MAIQTLVLNSDFRPLSCNPPSSWHWKDAVTAIILNRVSLVAEYDHVVRSPSITMRVPSVVALKQYQRLDGWPAFTRFNIYCRDKWLCQYCGRRFLSDQLTFDHVQPRSRGGRSSWENIVAACAPCNHRKANRTPKEAGMKLLRAPYTPTRRELVMAAPRYPQSDVHHSWLDFLYWDSELES from the coding sequence ATGGCGATACAGACCCTTGTCCTGAATTCAGACTTCCGCCCCCTGTCCTGCAATCCGCCCTCATCCTGGCACTGGAAGGATGCGGTGACGGCCATCATCCTGAACCGGGTGAGCCTTGTGGCCGAATATGACCATGTGGTGCGTTCACCCAGCATCACGATGCGCGTGCCAAGCGTGGTCGCGCTGAAACAATATCAGCGGCTGGATGGCTGGCCAGCCTTTACCCGCTTCAACATCTATTGCCGCGACAAATGGCTGTGCCAGTATTGTGGCCGGCGGTTTTTGTCGGATCAGCTGACTTTCGACCATGTCCAGCCACGCTCGCGCGGCGGGCGGTCGTCCTGGGAAAATATCGTCGCCGCCTGCGCGCCCTGCAACCACCGCAAAGCCAACCGGACCCCGAAAGAGGCCGGGATGAAACTCCTGCGCGCACCTTACACCCCGACCCGCCGCGAACTGGTCATGGCCGCGCCACGCTATCCGCAATCGGACGTTCATCACAGCTGGCTCGATTTCCTCTATTGGGACAGCGAGCTGGAGAGCTGA
- a CDS encoding DEAD/DEAH box helicase: MRTDVSPELGGITPANVLFAQVRALAKEPLDGGGAVGETLLSLYPGPLHLANLMLGLEGDLLATAISRVQTPGDVDEHGWWQTLRRMARKRPYLWRNHREAINKGYLEQGVSSAISFPTGGGKSTLAELKIATALLRGERVIFLAPTHALVGQTQRSLAGTFHDYSVLADVDDEHGVGEDVALGEVTVMTPERCLMLLSVDREAFSDLGLIVFDECHLLHPRDDDRSRRGLDAMLAILNLTSVAPAADLLLLSAMMKNTGEIAGWLAYLTGRPCLTLDLSWKPTRQVRGCIVYPAEQISALKKVLAKAGAEYPDRSTLPASVKNKLLARPFGLFSLLQTWSTTDRDDYALLQLLEGRGLLTAGRSKRGTWYLTPNGNETSSSIAAAAATSGMKTLVFVQTTVFCESCVKHFPARIAASQITLTEEEQAWRTLAVEEMGGSQYCYMQLAADGTLRTGTASHHALLLREERELHESLFRRPDGIKVLFATSTLAQGMNLPSEAVIISGDSRFDSEADKMQKLEAHELLNAAGRAGRAGEGAQGFVLLVPSKVIDFDDRNNQISGHWMELQSIFEQADQCLVIDDPLKVVLDRIHDGVTQTGSSAYLLSKLPLSIAGTDSDPAEALLRKSFSAYRAIIAADADWTSTRIASALAARTKLDLPESDRWLEQVAGATGLPASILQQMIERVDADDFSGTTKEVVVGLLDWLDTHPRQLLILVRPESLEEMFGTAYKKLSDDEARGKLALKWLRKLWPIWMSGAPLCEIERAFLGPTANLKKCKNARVFASRLVPDLAFLAGLPGRLVAARLRAAGDETPISSVLASLSAAVREGCDSPESLAVRLHLTRTASRVAARKHYEGIRRHIRPGQPYESIEDTLDRIRTAEILSDFDNIEDLGDSESKS; encoded by the coding sequence ATGCGCACGGATGTATCGCCAGAGCTTGGTGGTATCACACCCGCCAACGTCCTGTTTGCGCAGGTGCGTGCTCTTGCGAAGGAGCCGCTTGATGGTGGGGGCGCCGTTGGTGAAACGCTGCTCAGCCTATATCCTGGCCCTCTTCATCTAGCCAACCTAATGCTCGGACTCGAAGGGGACCTTCTGGCGACGGCGATCAGCCGCGTTCAGACTCCGGGAGATGTTGATGAACACGGTTGGTGGCAAACGCTTCGCCGAATGGCCCGAAAACGTCCCTATCTTTGGCGCAACCATCGTGAAGCAATCAATAAGGGATACCTTGAACAGGGCGTATCTTCGGCCATTAGCTTTCCGACCGGCGGTGGCAAATCGACGCTCGCGGAACTGAAAATTGCGACTGCATTGCTGCGTGGAGAGCGGGTCATCTTCCTTGCTCCGACCCATGCACTCGTCGGGCAGACTCAGAGGTCGCTTGCAGGCACGTTCCACGACTACAGCGTTCTTGCCGATGTCGACGATGAACACGGAGTTGGTGAAGACGTGGCGCTCGGAGAAGTCACAGTAATGACGCCCGAACGTTGCCTGATGTTACTCTCTGTGGATCGGGAGGCCTTCTCTGATCTGGGACTTATTGTCTTCGACGAATGTCATCTTTTGCATCCCAGGGATGATGATCGAAGTCGTCGCGGGCTTGATGCGATGCTCGCTATTCTCAACCTTACGAGCGTGGCACCCGCAGCGGACTTGCTCCTTCTCTCCGCCATGATGAAAAACACGGGGGAGATCGCTGGATGGCTTGCCTATCTGACCGGTCGCCCATGTCTCACGCTCGACCTGAGCTGGAAGCCAACGCGCCAGGTGCGTGGCTGCATTGTCTACCCTGCCGAACAGATTAGTGCGCTCAAGAAGGTCCTCGCTAAAGCTGGCGCCGAGTATCCGGATCGCAGCACTTTGCCTGCTTCGGTGAAGAATAAATTGCTCGCCCGACCCTTTGGTCTTTTCAGTCTACTCCAGACCTGGTCGACGACAGATCGCGACGACTATGCATTGCTTCAGCTCCTTGAGGGGCGCGGCTTACTGACCGCAGGGCGTTCAAAGCGCGGAACATGGTATCTCACGCCGAATGGCAATGAGACGAGTAGCTCGATTGCGGCAGCTGCGGCGACCTCGGGTATGAAGACGTTGGTTTTTGTCCAGACCACCGTTTTTTGTGAGAGCTGTGTAAAGCACTTCCCAGCTCGAATAGCGGCCAGCCAGATCACACTCACAGAGGAAGAACAGGCTTGGCGAACCCTCGCAGTGGAGGAGATGGGAGGATCTCAATACTGCTATATGCAGCTGGCCGCGGATGGAACTCTCAGGACGGGGACTGCTAGCCATCACGCACTTCTGTTGCGCGAAGAGCGCGAATTGCACGAAAGCCTCTTTCGACGGCCCGACGGTATCAAGGTGCTTTTCGCGACCTCGACCCTTGCGCAAGGGATGAACCTGCCGAGCGAGGCGGTCATCATTTCTGGCGACAGCCGGTTCGATTCAGAAGCCGACAAGATGCAAAAGCTCGAAGCACATGAGCTCTTGAACGCCGCCGGGCGAGCTGGCCGAGCCGGAGAGGGAGCACAGGGTTTTGTCCTGCTGGTTCCGAGCAAAGTCATCGACTTCGATGACAGGAATAATCAGATCAGTGGTCATTGGATGGAGTTGCAGTCAATCTTTGAGCAGGCTGACCAGTGTCTTGTCATTGATGACCCGCTGAAGGTGGTGCTCGACCGTATCCATGACGGGGTCACACAAACCGGCTCATCAGCTTATTTGCTAAGCAAGCTGCCACTATCGATCGCGGGGACAGATAGCGACCCAGCGGAGGCGTTACTCCGCAAGAGCTTCAGCGCATATCGCGCGATCATTGCCGCCGATGCCGATTGGACGAGCACGCGCATTGCGTCCGCCCTAGCTGCCCGGACAAAGCTAGATCTGCCGGAATCTGACCGTTGGCTCGAGCAGGTCGCAGGAGCAACAGGGCTCCCCGCATCAATACTGCAACAGATGATTGAACGAGTTGATGCCGATGACTTTTCTGGAACGACGAAAGAGGTGGTCGTGGGGTTGCTCGACTGGCTCGATACTCATCCGCGCCAGTTGCTCATCTTGGTGCGCCCTGAGAGCCTGGAGGAGATGTTCGGCACTGCCTACAAAAAACTCAGCGATGACGAGGCACGCGGAAAACTCGCGTTGAAATGGCTTCGTAAGCTTTGGCCGATCTGGATGTCGGGAGCCCCTTTGTGCGAGATTGAAAGGGCATTCCTCGGACCCACTGCTAATCTCAAAAAGTGTAAAAACGCCCGAGTGTTTGCCTCACGGCTTGTTCCCGATCTTGCGTTTCTCGCGGGACTTCCCGGGCGACTGGTCGCAGCGCGCTTGCGCGCCGCCGGAGATGAAACACCTATTTCAAGTGTGCTCGCCTCACTGAGCGCAGCCGTCAGAGAGGGCTGCGATAGTCCGGAAAGCCTAGCCGTGCGGCTCCATCTGACGCGCACCGCGTCGAGGGTTGCGGCGCGCAAACATTATGAAGGTATCCGACGCCACATTCGGCCAGGACAGCCCTATGAGAGCATCGAAGACACTCTTGATCGCATCCGAACTGCTGAAATTCTAAGTGATTTCGACAACATTGAAGACCTCGGCGACTCTGAATCGAAGAGCTAA
- a CDS encoding lytic transglycosylase domain-containing protein: MRALIRKYAAEHQIPESLLHRMIRRESGYNPAARNGPYYGLLQIHPQTARTMGYNGPPEGLLNAETNLRYAGKYLRGAWMVSDGSQDRAEKWYANGYYYEAKRRGILRETGLKS; this comes from the coding sequence ATGCGGGCCCTGATCCGCAAATATGCGGCAGAGCATCAGATCCCGGAGAGCCTTTTGCACCGGATGATCAGGCGCGAGAGCGGCTATAATCCGGCGGCGCGCAACGGGCCCTATTACGGTCTGCTGCAGATCCATCCGCAGACCGCAAGGACCATGGGCTATAATGGGCCGCCGGAAGGGTTGCTGAATGCCGAGACCAATCTGCGCTATGCCGGAAAATATCTCCGCGGCGCCTGGATGGTCTCGGATGGCAGCCAGGACCGGGCCGAGAAGTGGTATGCTAATGGCTATTATTACGAGGCCAAGCGGCGCGGGATTTTGCGCGAGACCGGGTTGAAATCGTAA